GTCCTGGGGACATTCTCCCAGAAGGGCAGCTGGCGGCTCTGAGCCCTGCTCCAGAGGCTGACTGCCTGGGGCCGGTGTCCAGTGAGCAGCTGGCTGCGAGCGCTCTGCCCAGCCAGGGAGGGCCAGCCTCGCACACCCCTGCAGCCACAGCCCTTTACCTTTGCACACTCGCCTCGTACTCAGTCCTCTGCCGGCACAGCTGTGCCCTGAGCTCTGCGACCAGGCCCTGGAGCGCCTCGGAGCGGCGGGCGTGCTCCCGGGCCGGGCTGCCCGGCTCGCTGGGCTCGCTGCTGCTGATGCAGGTGCCCACCCCATCCAGGCCGCGCTCCGGGCCCAGGGGTCTGCACTCCTCActgctgctgggggcgggggagggctcCAGGGCCCCCTCGGTGTGCAGGGAGCTGCAGGCGGAGGAGTCGCTGGCCCGGCAGGCCGTGCAGCTGCTGACCGAGCCCCTGGCCGAGGCCTCGTAGGAGGAGGCCCCAGACCACGGCGTGCCAGCCCCCCTGGACgtgctggggaagaggctggcTGGGGGCACGTTGTCGTAGGTGGAGAGTCTCTGCTCGGAGCCTGAGTCCTTGAGCCGGTCTCCCGAGGAGGCCCAGCGGTGGCCGCGAAGGAAGGACAGCCCGTTCATGAGCCAGTTCCCTCCGGAGGAGATAATGGGTACCTCCAGGGATGCGCTGCCCACCTTCGGGCTCCCGGACCGGGACCCCGACTGCCAGAAGGAGGACCTCCAGTTGGGCAGAGTCTGCACCTTCTTCCCAGGGCTGGTGGCAGCAGGGCCGCGTCGGCTCCCCAGGCCCGTGGGAGAGGTTCTGGAGAGCGCCGCCACGGCGGACCCATCCAGAGAAGAGGTCCTGTGCGAGGGCAGGCCGGGGGCGCCGGGGCTGCCAGGCTCTGGCTGGCTGTCCCTGGTGACCTCCTCCGGGCCCCATCCCACGGTGCACGGGGGGCCCCCATGTGGGGAGGCTGGCCCTTCTGTGGTCCTCAAGGTGAAGAGCTGGCTGTGTTTGCGGATCAGGACGGTCATCAGGTGCTGGACCAGGCAAGTGCCTGCCAGGAAGAAGCAGCGAGAGAGGCCTGGCTGTGAATGTGAGGGCCTCCAGCCCAGGCTCTCCAGAACCTCTCCCAGGAGTCAGGGGAAGCTACAGCTCGGACCCAGGGTGTCCGGCCCTGCTTGTAGCCCCAGATCAAGCTGCCCTTTAAGTGAGGACTCCATGAGAGCTTGCCATCTGCCAGCCTGAAGGAAAGGACGGACACCACACCCTCCAAGTCCAGGCATGGACAGAAGGACCGTGCCCAAGATCCCCTTCCTCCGACGTGGGGCCAGGAGCACAGAGAGGCACTTCGCGCCCACCCCAACCagctggtggggggaggagaggcacGATGCCC
This genomic interval from Camelus ferus isolate YT-003-E chromosome 11, BCGSAC_Cfer_1.0, whole genome shotgun sequence contains the following:
- the LOC116666858 gene encoding LOW QUALITY PROTEIN: rho GTPase-activating protein 22-like (The sequence of the model RefSeq protein was modified relative to this genomic sequence to represent the inferred CDS: inserted 1 base in 1 codon; deleted 1 base in 1 codon) produces the protein MSSLGCDQGSLCPGIFGQRLEDTVHHESKYGPRLVPLLVEQCVDFIRERGLTDEGLFRMPGPANLVRDLQDSFDCGEKPLFDSTTDVHTVASLLKLCLRELPKPVVPFARYEDFLSCAQLLTKDEGEGTLELAKQVSSLPLVNYNLLRYICKFLDEVQSHSDVNKMSVQNLATVFGPNILWPQIEDPVTIMEGTCLVQHLMTVLIRKHSQLFTLRTTEGPASPHGGPPCTVGWGPEEVTRDSQPEPGSPGAPGLPSHRTSSLDGSAVAALSRTSPTGLGSRRGPAATSPGKKVQTLPNWRSSFWQSGSRSGSPKVGSASLEVPIISSGGNWLMNGLSFLRGHRWASSGDRLKDSGSEQRLSTYDNVPPASLFPSTSRGAGTPWSGASSYEASARGSVSSCTACRASDSSACSSLHTEGALEPSPAPSSSEECRPLGPERGLDGVGTCISSSEPSEPGSPAREHARRSEALQGLVAELRAQLCRQRTEYEASVQRLGEGSADLRKRMSRLEEELDQEKKKYAMLEIKLRNSEWVREDAEKRNQLLQKEMEEXLTIGAKGARAPE